The Leucothrix mucor DSM 2157 DNA window TTACACCATTTTGACTGAGACCGTGTTTCAGTGGCCGGGTATGGGCTTCTTGTTCCTGGAAGCTGTTAACCGTGTCGATACCCCATTGATTGTGGCGTACCTGATTGTGGTCGGGGCTATTTTTGTGATTACCAATACCTTGGTTGATCTGATTTACGGTTTGGTTAATCCCACCGTCAAACTGATAAAGCGGTGAGGCGATGAATACTATGAGTGATAACACAACAAAGAAAGCGGCTAAGCGATTGGTCGGTGAACGCCCGAGCCGCATGAAGCGGTTCCTTGGCTCGCACTTTTGGCACAGTTTCAAAACTGACCGTGTGGCACAGATTAGCTTCCTGCTGTTTTTGACCGCCGTGATCATGGCGTTGTGCGCGCCGATTCTAGCGCCATTCGACCCTTATGATCTGGCTGCCATCGACATTATGGATTCGGAAATCCCGCCAAGTTGGAAAGAGGGCGGCGACTCACGATTCTGGCTCGGTACGGATGCCCAAGGCCGTGATATGTGGTCGACCATTTTATATGGCACGCGCCTCTCGCTAATGATTGGTATCTGTGCGGTAATGTTGCAGGCCTTTCTGGGCATCATTTTTGGCTTGGCCGCAGGCTATATCGGCGGTCGTGTCGATAGCGTGTTAATGCGTATGGCTGATATCCAATTATCGTTCTCTACTTTGATGGTAGCGATTATTGTCTTGGCGATTTTCCAAGCGAGTTTTGGGGCAGAGCTGTATCAGGAGCTGGCAGTAATTATGCTGGTACTGGTCATTGGTATTGCCGAGTGGCCGCAATATGCGCGCACCATTCGTGCCTCGGTATTGGCTGAAAAAGAGAAGGAATATGTGGATGCGGCACGCGTGATGGGTTTGCCATCGCCACGCATTATGTTCCGCCACATTTTGCCCAATACCTTGTCACCGATTTTGGTGATCTCCACGGTGCAGGTCGCGAATGCGATTATCTCTGAGGCGTCTTTGTCGTTCTTAGGCTTGGGTATGCCGGTGTCGCAGCCGTCATTAGGCTCGCTAATTTCCAGTGGTTTCGCGTATATCCTATCAGGCTCTTGGTGGATTTCAGTGATTCCCGGTGTGATTCTAATCGCCATTGTATTGGTCATGAATCTACTCGGTGACTGGCTGCGTGATGTGCTAAACCCCAAACTGTACAAAGGCTAGGAGAGACTTATGCCATTATTATCGGTCAATAATCTCGAAGTGCAGTTTGCCCTGAGACAGGGTGCAGTGACGGCACTGCGGGATATCTGTTTTAAACTGGAGCGCGGTGAGCGCTTGGGTGTGGTGGGAGAGTCAGGTGCCGGAAAGTCGGTACTGGGAT harbors:
- a CDS encoding ABC transporter permease, with translation MSDNTTKKAAKRLVGERPSRMKRFLGSHFWHSFKTDRVAQISFLLFLTAVIMALCAPILAPFDPYDLAAIDIMDSEIPPSWKEGGDSRFWLGTDAQGRDMWSTILYGTRLSLMIGICAVMLQAFLGIIFGLAAGYIGGRVDSVLMRMADIQLSFSTLMVAIIVLAIFQASFGAELYQELAVIMLVLVIGIAEWPQYARTIRASVLAEKEKEYVDAARVMGLPSPRIMFRHILPNTLSPILVISTVQVANAIISEASLSFLGLGMPVSQPSLGSLISSGFAYILSGSWWISVIPGVILIAIVLVMNLLGDWLRDVLNPKLYKG